In Chloroflexota bacterium, the genomic stretch GTGATGATGGCCATCGGCCTGGCCGGCGGCCCCGTCCGCCCGCCCCTCGCCGAGCTCTCACCGGACGACAAAGCCGCCGTGCACGCGGCGGTCGCCAAGATCGGTCTGTGGGAGTTAGTCAGCGCCTAGAGGCACGAGGCGGAAACGGATAGGCGAGAAAAGCAGGCTGCTTGCCTTGGGGTACAGCAGCCTGCTTTTTCATTGCTTCGTCTTAGTTTATTTGGATGACTGTTCATGATTACGAACTTTCACTGCAAATACGAGCTACCTACGCACTTGCGTATGAGCAATTCGGAAGCGGTTGACTTATATTGCACTGAGATTCCTGAATCAGATGATGGGTTTTGCATATTCCACAATCCTAGCCTGGAAAAAGATTGTGCAGCTTTCACCAATGGTATCCAATCAAAGCGCAATTCCAATTATAGGGGATATGTGTTTCCTTTAGGATTCCACACGGAGCTCTTGCAACTTAGTAAGGCAGACTTTAGGGGTGCCTGTTTCAAGGATCGTGCCAACTTTTCAGGCCAGTCTTTTACAGGATCCACGTGCTTCAGTGGCGTTACATTTGAAAGGAGCGCGAGTTTTGCGGGAGCGAGATTCAGTGGCGACGTAGAATTTGAAAATGGGACATTTCGTAGCGTAAGCTTCGCCGAAGGCATATTTGGTGGGAGGGCAAGCTTTAGGAATGCCAGGTTTCTAGAGTTAGACTTGAGCACGGCAAATCTTGATGAAACCTATCATGCTGGATACGGCGGCGGCGCGGTAGATTTCCACGATGCAAAATTTGAAGGATTCACAGACTTTAGAGATTCGGTATTTGGTGCAAAGTCCAGTTTTGCGAGTGCGAGCTTTGTTGAAGCCGTTGACTTCAGGAGAACCGAGTTTTGCAAAAACGCTGCAACCGACTTTTTCAATACTATCTTCAGTCAAAAATGCTCCTTCGTTGAACTACAAACCCACTCCAAGATTACCTTCACCGAATGTCTCTTTAAAGAAGATGCAGACTTTCGCAATGCTGCTCTTTACGGACCGACTACACTAGAACGCGTCACTTTTGGACGTTTGGCACGATTTGGTGGCTTACCTCCCCAGGACACCGAACTAGCACTATTAAATGTACGTTTCTGGGAAGTAGACATGGCGCTCGTAGCATTCCGTAATGCAGATCTACGGAATGTGTGCTTCTACCACTGCAAGAATCTGGATAGTTCAGAATTCTCTGCATGTATTTGGAATCAATCCTTTGGTCGCCAACACGTACTATACGACGAGCTAATGCTGCGTGGATCAAGACCGGAATGGGGCAGTGAGGAACTAGCCCAAGATTCGGAAGTGGAAAGGGAGCGGAATCAGACTAGAAATGACGAAAGATGGGAAAAGGTTGAAAACACGTATCGAGACTTGCGGAGAAATTTTGAGGACCGTAGAGACTTTGCCGATGCCAGTGAATTCTATGTGGGCGAAATGGAAGTGCGGCGGCTTGCGAAGCCAAGACATGAACGTGAGGTTCTTTCACTGGAAGCTCTCTATTTTCACCTATCTACGTACGGCGA encodes the following:
- a CDS encoding pentapeptide repeat-containing protein, producing MITNFHCKYELPTHLRMSNSEAVDLYCTEIPESDDGFCIFHNPSLEKDCAAFTNGIQSKRNSNYRGYVFPLGFHTELLQLSKADFRGACFKDRANFSGQSFTGSTCFSGVTFERSASFAGARFSGDVEFENGTFRSVSFAEGIFGGRASFRNARFLELDLSTANLDETYHAGYGGGAVDFHDAKFEGFTDFRDSVFGAKSSFASASFVEAVDFRRTEFCKNAATDFFNTIFSQKCSFVELQTHSKITFTECLFKEDADFRNAALYGPTTLERVTFGRLARFGGLPPQDTELALLNVRFWEVDMALVAFRNADLRNVCFYHCKNLDSSEFSACIWNQSFGRQHVLYDELMLRGSRPEWGSEELAQDSEVERERNQTRNDERWEKVENTYRDLRRNFEDRRDFADASEFYVGEMEVRRLAKPRHEREVLSLEALYFHLSTYGENWWKPLVWLFVLLLLSTSVYTGWGLRVDNPGAVSENIIRIFWQPGVASPTNDLKMFVWALLHSLSVLSFLRISVAEPLHWTGQFMAIMQLLLSPILITLSLLAIRRKLKR